In Isosphaera pallida ATCC 43644, the sequence CCAGGCGGAATTGGGATCGGTTCGGCCTCTTTGGGCCGGTCGTCGCCTCGTCGATCATCCGCCTCCAAGGACTGATCGATGTCCGGGGCCGAGACAGTCTCCGCCTCACCTAAACGTTCTTCGAGCTGGGCGGCGAACTTGGTCAGTTCCTCGACCCTCTCTTCGAGACGTTCGATGAGGGACTCGCGCTGGGCCAAGGCGTCGCGGAGTTCTTCAAGCTCGCGGTTCGAGCCGCTCGGCGACACGCCTTGCTCGGCTGTTGTTTCTTCGAGGGGGGCCGCGGCGTCGGAGCCGGCGCGTTGGTCGCCGTCGTCCTCCAGGGTGGGCACGACGAACTCGCTAGGAGCGAGGGGTTGGGAAGCTGCCGAAGTGGTGTTGGAATGGGACTCCTCCCCACTTTCGACGCCGCCGGTCCGCCGTTGCTGTTCAAGCTCGACGCGGAGGCGTTTGAGCTCCTCCTCATGGGCCCGTCGAGACATCTCCCAGGTGCGTCTCTGGATCTCGTGGGCTTGACGTTGAGCTTCGGCGAGGCTGCGTTGCTCTTCGAGCAGACGCAGTAAGGTCTCACGATCGAGTTCGGCTGCCTCGGCGGAAGGAGACGCGGCGTCGGCCACGGTTTGCAACCAGGAAGTTGCGGTTCGAGAGCCACTGGCGGAGGACGTGTCGGCAGCGGGGGGGAAGGAGGCCGTGGCCGAACGGGCCAACAACTCACGCAACTGGCGATCCGACTCCAAACTGCCGGCGCGGAAGGCTTCGACCGCCTCAAAAAAAACGTCGAACCGGTGGGAACGCTCTTCAAGCCACTCACTCAGCGCCTTCATCGAAACCGCTGGCTCGACGGTGGGCGGAGCGACGGCGGTGATCCGGTTAGATGATTCGTTGCGACGCTCTCGGAGCAGAGTTTCCAGTTCGTCGATTCGGCGCAACAATTCCTCCACGGAAAGCGGAGCCCGAGTCGAGGTCGCATCCGTTTCTTCAGCGGCGGGGCCGGCGTCCAGACCGACTTCGCGCCCGTTGAGAGCTTCGTCATTCATCGCGGCGTCCAGGGTGTCGGGGGAAGGCGGAGCGTCGGAAGGATCGCGTCGCACCGAGTTGGGATTCGCTAAAGTGAAGGGAAGGGTTCGGCGAACCGCCCGGTGGGGCGAAAAATCCGGTCAGGGAACAAGGGCGGGAACCAGTCGATCCGTCTCTCTGCTGATGGGAACGCGCGGTCGCCTACGGACCAAGCGGCGCTCCCCGGAGCTTGCGTAGCGTGTCGGACCAAAGCCAATGACGGGATCGAGAAAAGAAAAACAAATCAGGGGCTCCTCCCCGGAAGAGTCCACGACACTCTCCCCAAGGCGAACCAACCCCTTGCCATCGGCTGGTCACCCTGTCCCTGTAAGTTTACCCGTTCCTCTCAGGTTCACACTCAAGAATTTGCCGACTCGGGTGACGGAACGGGACAAGGGGGAACTAATGGGATGAGAATCCCGCTGCGATTCGGGATAAGGCAGGCAGGACGGTGAGACCCACCCCCTCGACCCAACTCGATCGCGTCCATGTCGAGTGTCGGGAGTCGTTGGTATTATAGGATGATTCGGGGGCGATTCGGATCTGGAATCCTCCCAAGATGGAAATCCAGGTTGCGAACCGCGCAATGAACTTGACGAATCGCGCAAAGCGGCGCGACACCGCACACGGGTTTCCTCACGCAAAGCGCGAGCAAAGGGTTTGAGGCAATGTCGGAGTTGCGGATCGACCCGGTCTGGGGGACGCGGGTGGTGCTTTCAACCAAGCGTTCGAGTCGCCCCACGGACTTCCCAACCCAGCCGGTGGCGGCCGCCTCGCAAATCCGCGCGCCGAATCCCAACTGTCCGTTTTGCGAAGGCAACGAGTCACAAACTATGCCCGAAGTCCTCGCCTACCGCGAGCCGGGCAGCCCAACCGACGGGCCAGGTTGGCAGATTCGGGTCTTCCCCAACCGCTACCCGGCCGTGATGGAGGAAAACGACGGACCAAGCTACGGGCGGCACGAAGTGCTAATCGTCGCGCCTTGGCATGTGCGGAGTTTCGCCGAACTTGATCATGAAACCACGACGGCGACTCTGCGAGCAGTTTGCCAGCGGCTGCGCGACCTCAAAGCCAATCCCAAGACCCGCTATGTGTTGCCGTTTTTCAACGTGGGACCCGACGCGGGAGCCAGCCTCCAACATCTTCACGGCCAGATTGTCTCGCTGGCTCGGGTCCCTGGAACGATCGGCCGAGCTTGCCAGGCTTTGGCCGCCCATCAGAAGCGTCGGGGCGGGTCGCTCTGGAACGAGTGGCTCGACCACGAAGCCACGGAGCAAACCCGAATCGTCCGCCGGGGACGCGGTCACCTTGTCCTTTGTCCCCCCGCCTCCCGTACCCCCTACGAAACCTGGATCATCGCCGACCACCCTCAACCCTTCCTCGAAGAGACTCCTGAGGACCACCTGCACGACCTAGCCCGCTCGCTCGATCAAGTGGTCCGCGGCATCGACCACGCGCTGAACCGTCCCAGCTACAACCTCGTGATTCACACCGCTCCAGTGATTCGAAGCCGTCGCGGTGCGGCGTTGATCGCCGCGTTTCGCTGGCACCTTCAGATCGTTCCTCGCTCCACCCGGATCGCTGGCTTTGAGTTGGGCTGCGGCTGGTTCATTAACACCACCGCTCCCGAAGAAGCCGCTCGGAACCTCCGTGAGCTCGTCGTTCACTTTGAGTCACAGTCAACCTGACCAGCTCGATATCACAACCAACGAAGCCCGACCTGAACCTTGTCTGGTGGAACCAACCAGACGCGGACGTACCTCTCGGAGTGATTGGGTCACACGATGATTTTCAATCACAATCGCGTCGGCGTTGACAATTCGACGCGATCCGGTTCGATTATGTCAACGCCTCCTCCTTGGCTTGAAACACTGAAGTGGTCCCATCCGGTCGGTGGAAGCCCGTTGAGTCCCCGCCGGGCGAAGCGGTCCCCCAACCGGTTTAGCCTCCCGGACCTCCGCAGATCGTGAGTCGATCTGAGTCGGCTGATCAGTCCATCATTCCCCCCTCATTGTTGTTGGCGTCACGCCCCCTGCGCCGCTTGGGAACGGAACCCCGAAACGATGTCCACCATCCGCTTGATCCTGGCGATCCATAATCATCAGCCGGTGGGCAACTTCGACGGCGTCTTCGAGGACGCCTTCAACACCGCCTATCTCCCGTTCCTGCAAGTCTGGGAGGACTATGGCGATCTGCCGTTTTGCCTGCACCTTTCCGGTCCGCTGCTAGACTGGTTGTCCGACCGCAAACCCAACTATCTAGAGCGACTCCAGCGCCTGGCCCGGGCTCACCGCCTCGAACCGCTAGGGGGAGCCTACGCCGAACCCATTCTCACCATGATCCCCCACCGCGACCGGGTCGGCCAACTCCGCGAATCGCAACGGATGCTCACCGAGCTTTACGGTCAAGCCCCCCGCGGTGTCTGGATCGCTGAGCGGGTCTGGGAACCCCACCTGGTCAGCGCCCTGGCCGAAGCCGGCGTCGAGTATACCCTGCTGGACGACTTCCACTTCCAACGCGCCGGTCTCGAAGGACGCGACCTGCTGGGCTACTACCTCACCGAGGACGAAGGCCGCCTGCTCAAAGTCTTCCCTGTCGATGAACGGCTCCGCTACGTCATCCCATTCGAGGAGCCCCATTCGGCTTATCTGAGGCTCCGCGAACTGGCCGACACCCAACCCGGCGCGGTCGTGGTCTTCGGTGACGACGGCGAGAAATTCGGCTCCTGGCCCGAGACCTACGATCATGTCTACGTCCGCGGCTGGATGAGGCGGTTCTGCGACATGCTGGTGGCTAACCGCGACTGGTTGGAGGTCACCACCTTCTCACGAGTCGTCGATTCCCAACTCCCGCTGGGCAAGGTCTATCTGCCCGAATCCTCTTACCGCGAAATGACCGAGTGGGTGCTTCCACCCGCCCTCCAACAACGTCTGGCCCAAGCGCGGACGGTCCTCGATCGGCTTCCCCCCGACCAGGCCGACCTCCTGCGTCCCTTCTTCCGCCCCGCCGGCTTTTGGCGCAACTTCCGGGTCAAATATCCCGAAGCCGATGAAATGATCGCCCGCATGATGGCCGTCTCGAATCGGCTAGCTCAACTGGAGTCCCGGCCCGACGCCGACCCCGACTACCTCGAAGCCGCCCGCTTAGACCTCTATCGCGGCCAATGTAACTGCCCCTACTGGCACGGCGCCTTCGGCGGCCTCTACCTTCCCCACCTGCGCAACGCCATCTATGAACATCTGATCGCAGCCGATCTGGCGCTCGACGCCGCCCAAGGTCGCCCTGAAACCTTCGTCGAGGCAATCGCCGCCGACTGGAATTTCGACGCCCGCCAGGAAATCCGTCTGGCCAACGACCGCATGATCCTCTGGCTGCGCCCCGCCCAGGGCGGACACCTCTACGGCTTCGACGACCTCCGCGCCCGCTTCAACCTGCTGGCCACCCTCGATCGTCGCCCCGAACCCTACCACGACAAGATCCTTCGCGCGATCCGGGAGGGAACCGTTGTGGATCCCAAAGCCCCCTCCGACGAAATCAACAATCTCCAGAACAAAATTATTCTCAAATCTGCTGACCTCGATGCGAAATTAATCTACGACACCACCCCGCGCAAGGCGCTAGTGGATCATTTCTTCGCCGCCGAGACCACCCTCGGCGACTTGATCGCTGGTCGTTCGGTCGATTTAGGCGACTTTGCCACCGGCACTCACTTGGCCAAACTGATCCGCGAGCCAGGGGTCGTCACCCTAGTCATGGAGCGGGTGGGGGTCGTCAAAGGGCACGCGATCGGCCTACGCAAGCAGGTGCGTCTGGAGGCTGGTTCGCCCGCGTTGTCGATCCGTTACGACCTGGACGAACTGCCTCCCGGCATGGAATTGCGGTTTGGCGTCGAGATCAATTTGGCGGGCATGGCTGGTCACGCCGACGATCGCCTGCTGATCGCCCCCGATCAACGCCCCCTAGGACGACTCGACGCCCGGCTTGATCTGGCCGAACTCGGCGGAATCGCAGTGCGGGATGCCTGGCGCGACGCCCGCATCGACTTGAGTTGGTCCCGCCCCGCGGCGGTTTGGTCCTTCCCGATCGAGACGGTCTCCCAAAGCGAGGGCGGGTTTGAGGCAGTCTACCAAAGCACGGCGTTGATCCCGCGTTGGGTCGTCCAGGGAGACCGCGACCGCCGTTGGTCGGTCGAGATGACCTGGACCCTGGGCCCAGCCGGTCCCGAACCGCTCGACCTCGACCGCATCGACCTCGATCGGATCCACCACGCCACCGGTGCGGCGTTGACCGCCTCCCGCGCCGGGGTCGAATGACCAACCCTCAACCACGTCCCCTCCTGGCCATCGCGTTGCGTTCGCATGGGCTTGATATCCACTTGTTGAGGATCACACGTAGGTGTGGATATGGGCGCGTCTGCCATCCCTCCGCCACCGGACCCCGAGCGTCTCCGACGCGCGTGGGAACGCTGGATGATCCGCCGCGAGCGGGTACGCAACCCGTTGCGACCCGTCGCGGCCGCGCGCTCCTCCACTCCGTCGCCTTCGGGTCGCGTGGGACGCCCCGCCGTTGGTCGGGCTTGGGAGTTCGACCGTCTGCGGCCCTACGAACCGGGCGACCCGATCAGCGACCTCGACTGGAACGCCACCGCCCGCCTGGGCATCCCACACCTTCGAGCCTATCGGGAGGAACGCACCGGACCGGTCTGGGTCGTGCTCGACGTCTCCTCCAGTGTCCTGGTCGATCCGCTAATCCGCGTGGGCACCCGCCACTTGGGCCTGATGATCCTGGAAACCGCCCATCGCGCTGGTCGCCCCCTCGGCCTGATCGAAGCCTCCGACCGGATTGAACGAGTCGATCCGCCCCACCAACCCCGCCCGCTCTCGGCCTGGCGACGGCGCCTGGCCACTGATCCCGGTCCGCCTCGTCAGGTGGCCCGCACCGACCCCCGAATTTGGATCGATCACCTCGACCACTGGGCGCGTCGTCACGGCTCGGCGCTGGTTTTGGCCGTCGGCGATGGTTGGATCCCTCCCGAAGGCCGCGCGGCCTTGAGCCGCTTTGCCCGCACAAGCCGATACTTTTTCACTATGGTTGATGTTTATTCGCGGCATCGTCCCGTCGCACCCTGGAGTGTCGAGCCCCGCCCCATGCGGGACGCGGAAACCGGCGAGGTGGTCTGGGTCGGCCCCATGCCTGCGTATTTGGAACCACCGCCCCCCGCCGAGGATGTCGATCGACTGACGTTGGATTTTTCCGCTCCCCAACCCTGGCTCGACCTGGAGCGCTGCCTGGATTCCACTTGACCCAGCGAGCGCTCCGCCTGACCGAACCAACCCCGGCGGACAGAGTCGCGCTGTTCTTCTCAAAGTAGTGAAGACTTTCTTTACATACATGCTTTTTATCCACTCCTTCTTGAAGGATCGCCTGGTGACGGCTCCTTGACACCGCCTCCTCACCGCCCTCTCCAGAGAACCTTGGCGCGGATCTGACCGAGCGGGTCTATGCGCGGGAAAGCGATTTCGGTAAAATGGGTCTATTCGGAACCTCACCGCAAGCGGGATTGGAGGTTCCGCTTCAGCGCTCGATCGGCCCTGGGGGGCTGAGTGTCCCTCTCTGTCCCCGCCCCCGATCGATCCTCTTGGTGGAGCCGCGGAAGACCAGCCATGACCCAGCCCGACCAACCCCCTACGCCACCCAACGACCGCGTTGAATCGTCCGACTCCACCCCAACCGCTTCAGCTCCTTCGACTCCACCCAAACGTCGGGTGCAAATTGGTCAATCTTACGTGGTGCCCAAACCAAACCCCTCCGCCACGGCCACCTCTACGCCCGACCGTCCCGGTCCCGATTCGGGTTCTGCCCGTCGCCCCCGGCGTGATCGGGACGAAGACGATGGACCAGCTCGCCGCTCCCTTTCCCAAATCGACCGCGACCTGGACCAAGCGATGGCCGAATCGGTCCGCAACCTTGCTCCGCCCAGCTTCGGCAACAAACCGCTCAAGAAGCTCTGGGACGAGGAACTCGAAGCCGAATTCGCCGAAACCATGGGCGACTTCGACTTCGGCGACCTGGAGGACCAGGGCGGAACACGTCGCGAGCCCAAACCCCCTGGTTCCAAACTGGCCGGTCCCCGCAAAGGACGCATGATCGCCGTCCGAGGCGAGAATGTCTTCATTGACTTGGGCGGCAAATCCGAAGGGGTTGTTCCCCTGACGCAGTTCCTCGAACTCAACCGCCCGATCCCCGCCAAAGGGGAGGAGGTCGAGGTCCTCGTCGAACGGTTTGACCCCTCCGAAGGGGTCGTCCGGCTCAATCTGCGTGGCGCGGTGGTCGAAGCCAACTGGGACAACCTCCAGGTGGGAACCCCAGTCGAAGCCCGGGTCACCAAAGTCAACAAGGGAGGGCTGGATGTCGATGTGGACGGCATCCGCGGCTTCCTGCCGATCAGCCAAATCGAACTCGGACGGGTCGAGGACGCCAGCGTTTATCTCAACCAGCGACTCAAGTGCCTGGTCACCGAAGCAAATCCCCGCCTGAAAAACCTCGTCGTGTCCCGCCGCGCCCTGCTTGAACGGGAACGCGAAGAACTCCGCGAAAAGACCTGGGCCGAACTGGCCGAAGGCCAGGTACGCCAAGGTAAGGTCCGTACCGTTCGTGACTTCGGTGCCTTCGTCGATTTAGGCGGGGTCGATGGCCTGCTGCATGTCTCGGACATGTCCTGGGTCCGCAACAAAGACGCCCGCGCAGTGGTGTCGGTCGGTCAGGAACTCACCGTCAAAGTCCTCAAAATCGACCGGGAGAACCGTAAGGTCAGCCTCGGTCTCAAACAACTGACCGTCAGCCCCTGGGACGATTTGGCCCAACGCCTCGCTCCCGGTGACATCGTCAAGGTCAAAGTCACCAAGATCATGGACTTCGGCGCGTTCGCGGAGATTGAGCCGGCGGTGGAGGGGCTGATCCACATCTCCGAACTCGCTAATCGCCGCGTCAACCGTGTCTCCGACGTCCTCAAGGAAGGGGACGAACTCGAAGTCAAGATTCTCTCGATCGACCCGGCCGAGCGCAAAATCGCCCTGTCGTTGCGTCAAGCGTTGGAAGTCAAAGCGCGGGCTCAGGCGGAGCAGGACCAGGCGGAGGACCAAGCCGACGACCAACCTGACGACGACCCGCCGCCCGCCAAACCCAAGCCCACCGTTCCACTCAAGGGTGGCCTAGCCCGCCACGGCGACGACGCGGCTTCGCTTGGTCTGAACCTCTAAACCCAAAACCCAACGCCGGAGGGGGTCGGCCCAACTCCCCCCTCTTCTCTCGATTGGGAGTCTGACCCTCTCGATTAGGAGTTCTACCTCGCTCGGCAACATCTTGATTCTGATTCTGAGGATTGAAACGACTTCCACCGAATCGAATCGCTCCGGCGAACGCGGGTCCACACGGCCATCGCGTCCCTTCGGAGCGTTCCCGCGTCGCAATGATCGGTTCTTCGGCACAGATATTTTTTCAATATGGCTAAACACATTTTCGTTACGGGAGGGGTGGTCAGTTCCCTGGGCAAAGGTCTGACCAGCGCCTCGATCGGCATGATGTTGGAGCATCGCGGGCTGAGGGTAAAGCTCCAGAAGTTCGACCCTTATTTGAACGTTGATCCCGGCACGATGAGTCCCTACCAGCACGGCGAGGTTTACGTGTTGGACGACGGCTCAGAGACCGACCTTGATTTAGGGCACTACGAGCGGTTCACTCACGCGCCTCTGACGGCTGACTGCAATCACACCACGGGCAAGATTTATCTTTCGGTGATTCGCAAGGAGCGGGAGGGCAAACACTACGAGGGGAAGACGGTGCAGGTGATTCCCCACGTCACCGACGAGATCAAGGCGGCAATCACCAAGCTGGCCAACGATGGGACCGACGTGGTCATCACCGAGATCGGCGGC encodes:
- a CDS encoding galactose-1-phosphate uridylyltransferase, with product MSELRIDPVWGTRVVLSTKRSSRPTDFPTQPVAAASQIRAPNPNCPFCEGNESQTMPEVLAYREPGSPTDGPGWQIRVFPNRYPAVMEENDGPSYGRHEVLIVAPWHVRSFAELDHETTTATLRAVCQRLRDLKANPKTRYVLPFFNVGPDAGASLQHLHGQIVSLARVPGTIGRACQALAAHQKRRGGSLWNEWLDHEATEQTRIVRRGRGHLVLCPPASRTPYETWIIADHPQPFLEETPEDHLHDLARSLDQVVRGIDHALNRPSYNLVIHTAPVIRSRRGAALIAAFRWHLQIVPRSTRIAGFELGCGWFINTTAPEEAARNLRELVVHFESQST
- a CDS encoding alpha-amylase/4-alpha-glucanotransferase domain-containing protein; protein product: MSTIRLILAIHNHQPVGNFDGVFEDAFNTAYLPFLQVWEDYGDLPFCLHLSGPLLDWLSDRKPNYLERLQRLARAHRLEPLGGAYAEPILTMIPHRDRVGQLRESQRMLTELYGQAPRGVWIAERVWEPHLVSALAEAGVEYTLLDDFHFQRAGLEGRDLLGYYLTEDEGRLLKVFPVDERLRYVIPFEEPHSAYLRLRELADTQPGAVVVFGDDGEKFGSWPETYDHVYVRGWMRRFCDMLVANRDWLEVTTFSRVVDSQLPLGKVYLPESSYREMTEWVLPPALQQRLAQARTVLDRLPPDQADLLRPFFRPAGFWRNFRVKYPEADEMIARMMAVSNRLAQLESRPDADPDYLEAARLDLYRGQCNCPYWHGAFGGLYLPHLRNAIYEHLIAADLALDAAQGRPETFVEAIAADWNFDARQEIRLANDRMILWLRPAQGGHLYGFDDLRARFNLLATLDRRPEPYHDKILRAIREGTVVDPKAPSDEINNLQNKIILKSADLDAKLIYDTTPRKALVDHFFAAETTLGDLIAGRSVDLGDFATGTHLAKLIREPGVVTLVMERVGVVKGHAIGLRKQVRLEAGSPALSIRYDLDELPPGMELRFGVEINLAGMAGHADDRLLIAPDQRPLGRLDARLDLAELGGIAVRDAWRDARIDLSWSRPAAVWSFPIETVSQSEGGFEAVYQSTALIPRWVVQGDRDRRWSVEMTWTLGPAGPEPLDLDRIDLDRIHHATGAALTASRAGVE
- a CDS encoding DUF58 domain-containing protein produces the protein MGASAIPPPPDPERLRRAWERWMIRRERVRNPLRPVAAARSSTPSPSGRVGRPAVGRAWEFDRLRPYEPGDPISDLDWNATARLGIPHLRAYREERTGPVWVVLDVSSSVLVDPLIRVGTRHLGLMILETAHRAGRPLGLIEASDRIERVDPPHQPRPLSAWRRRLATDPGPPRQVARTDPRIWIDHLDHWARRHGSALVLAVGDGWIPPEGRAALSRFARTSRYFFTMVDVYSRHRPVAPWSVEPRPMRDAETGEVVWVGPMPAYLEPPPPAEDVDRLTLDFSAPQPWLDLERCLDST
- a CDS encoding 30S ribosomal protein S1; this translates as MTQPDQPPTPPNDRVESSDSTPTASAPSTPPKRRVQIGQSYVVPKPNPSATATSTPDRPGPDSGSARRPRRDRDEDDGPARRSLSQIDRDLDQAMAESVRNLAPPSFGNKPLKKLWDEELEAEFAETMGDFDFGDLEDQGGTRREPKPPGSKLAGPRKGRMIAVRGENVFIDLGGKSEGVVPLTQFLELNRPIPAKGEEVEVLVERFDPSEGVVRLNLRGAVVEANWDNLQVGTPVEARVTKVNKGGLDVDVDGIRGFLPISQIELGRVEDASVYLNQRLKCLVTEANPRLKNLVVSRRALLEREREELREKTWAELAEGQVRQGKVRTVRDFGAFVDLGGVDGLLHVSDMSWVRNKDARAVVSVGQELTVKVLKIDRENRKVSLGLKQLTVSPWDDLAQRLAPGDIVKVKVTKIMDFGAFAEIEPAVEGLIHISELANRRVNRVSDVLKEGDELEVKILSIDPAERKIALSLRQALEVKARAQAEQDQAEDQADDQPDDDPPPAKPKPTVPLKGGLARHGDDAASLGLNL